A segment of the Streptomyces sp. NBC_01235 genome:
CTCGCCGCCTCCGTCACCATCACCCACACCCTGGGCGTCGTCGCCCTGGGCCTCCTCGTCACCGCCGGTTCGGCCGCGGCGCCCTCGGTGATCGCCTGGCTGGGCCTGGCGAGCGGCGCGCTGGTGCTCTTCGCGGGCGCGAGCCTCGCCCGACGGGCCTGGCGCAACCGTGGACCCGGTCACGGGCACGGGCACGGGCACGGACACGGACATGGGCACGATCACGGCCCCGGCCATGACCACGGCCATGACCATGGGCACACTCACAGCCACGCGCCTTCCGAACCCCCGGCCCGTCAACTCGCCCTCGTCGGCGCCCCCACCCCGCACACGCATGCCCATCAGAGCGCCGAGCCCGCCCAGGACCACGGTCATGACCCCGACCACGGCCACGATCACCACCACCACGAGCACGACCACGACCACGACCACCAGCACGGCCACACCCACACGCACACCCACGGCGGCCACACCCACACCCACGCCGTCGCCCCCACCCTCCGCGGCACGATCCTGCTCGGGTTCGCCGGAGGCATGGTCCCCAGTCCGTCCGCCGTGGTCGTGCTGGTCGGCGCGGCGGCGCTCGGGCAGGCCTGGTTCGGGCTGCTGCTCGTCGTCGCGTACGGCGTCGGGCTCGCGCTGACCCTCACCGCCGCCGGCTTCGCCGTCGTCAGGCTGGGTGCGGGGGCGACCCGCCTCATGGACCGGCAGCCGCGCTGGACCACCCACCCGGCCGTGACGCTGGTCCGCCGCAACATGCCCCTGTGGTCCGCGTTCCTCGTCGTCGCCCTCGGCGCCGGACTGGTGCTCAAGGGGGCCGCATCCGTCCTCGGCTGAGCTACGTTTGTGGAGTTGCGGAGGTTTTCGCCCGGATACGAAGAGCGGAATGGGGGCGCGGTGTCCGAAGAACCGGGCAGTGAACGTCTGATCGCGGGCCGCTACCGCCTGCTGACCCCGCTCGGCGAGGGCGGCATGGGGACGGTGTGGCGGGCCCATGACGAGGTGCTGCACCGTGAGGTCGCCGTCAAGGAGGTGCGCGCCCCGCACGGGCTGGCCGCCTCGGACGTCGAGCGGATGTACGCCCGGCTGGAGCGCGAGGCCTGGGCGGCGGCCCGGGTCGCGAACCGGAACGTCGTCACGGTGTACGACGTGGCCACTCAGGACGGGCGGCCGTGGATCGTCATGGAGATCGTGCGCGGGATCTCCCTCGCCGAGCTGCTGGACGCCGAGGGGCCTCTCGAACCGGCGCGGGCCGCGCACATCGGCGCCGAGGTGCTGTCCGCGCTGCGGGCCGCGCACGAGGCCGGGGTGCTGCACCGGGACGTCAAACCGGCGAACGTGCTGCTGTCGAACGACGACCGGGTGGTGCTCACCGACTTCGGCATCGCGACCGTCGAGGGCACTTCCGCGCTGACCATGACCGGCGAGGTCATCGGCTCCCCCGAGTTCCTCGCGCCGGAGCGCGCGCTGGGGCGTACGCCGGGGCCCGAGTCGGACCTGTGGTCGCTGGGCGTGCTGCTGTACGCGGCGGTCGAGGGCAACTCCCCCTTCCGGTACGACACTCCGCTGAGCACCGTGCGCGCGATCGTCGACGAGGAACTGCCGCCGCCGCGCCGGGCCGGGCCGCTCGCGCCCGTGATCGAGGGGCTGCTGCGCAAGGACCCGGCCGAGCGGCTGCCGGCCGACGTGGCCGAGCGGGACCTGCGGATCGTCGCGGCGGGCGGCGACCCGCGCGCGGACACGACCCGTACGACGCCACAGGCGCCGTACTCGCCGTACACGCCCTATCCGCCGACGGCCGCGACCCCCGCCGAGCCCCTGCGCCAGGAGCCGCCGGCTCCGACCCCGCCCCAGCCCTGGACGACGGCCCCGGCGACGACCGCCTCGACGGAGCCGGAACGCAACCGGCGCGCCGGTGTCGTCCTGGTCGCCGGTGTGGCCGCGCTGGCGCTGGCGGTCGCCGGGCTGACGTACGGACTGCTGAACCGCGACGACGGCAGCGGCGGCGGCACCGGTGGGGTCACCAACAGCGGTACGGAGATCCTGAGTTCGCCTCCGACACAGCCGGAGACGAGCGAAAGGACCAGCGAGCCGCCGAGTCCGAGCCCGAGCCCGAGCGAGAGCGAGAGCTCCGAGGCCCCGGCGCAGACCGTCGCGGTCACCGTCACCGGCGCGCACACGGACTACTCCGGTTCCTGTCCGCCGCCGGACGCCGACGCGCCGGCCTTCACGGCGACGATCACCGTGGGGCGGCTGCCCGCGACGGTGTCCTATCGCTGGGTGTCGAAGGAGGGTGAGCTCTCCGGGCAGACCTGGAAGACGCTCGACTTCCCGTCGGGCGGGGGCAAGTCCAAGCAGGACAAGGTGATCGTGTCGACGTACGCGGAGAGCGGGACGTACGAGAACGCGATCGGCGTCGAGGTGCGGAAGCCGGTGAAGGTGACGTCCGACTCGGTGCCGTTCTCGGTCACCTGCGAGACGGAGGCCCCGACCGACGGGACCTCCCCCTCCTCCTCGCCGTCCGAGTGACGGCTCAGGCCGCGCTGTTCAGGACCGGCAGGTAGCCACCCGACTGACCGGACGCGGTCGGGTGGTAGGACTCGCCGATGTTCAGCAGGCTGAGGCTGTGCAGCCAGGAGCTGCCGGAGCAGATCTCGTGGCCGGTGAACGGGGTGCGGACGTCGCCGAAGGTGAAGCCGTGGGCGGCGGCGCGCTCGGCGGTCGCGGCGTCGAGGTGGTCGGCCGCGTTGTTGATGGCGGAGCGCTTGGTCTCGGACAGGCCCAGGCAGACCGTGCCGAGCCGGTAGAAGCGGGGATAGCCGATGACGACCACGCGCGCGCCCGGCGCCTTCGCGCGGATCGTCGAGTAGACGGTGTCGAGTTTGCCGGGGAGTGTCGAGTCGACGTACGCCTTGGCGGTGTTGATGCGGTTCAGGCAGGTGCTGTCGGAGCTGGTGACGCAGGTCGTCATGACGTCGGCGAAGCCCGCGTCGTTGCCTCCGACGGTGACGGAGACGAGGCCGGTGGAGGAGTTCAGGCCGCCGAGCTGACTCGCCAGAACGTCATCCGTCCGGGCGCCCGAGCAGGCCGCGAAGGTGAACGAGGCGGGGGCGTGGGCGGCGTTCCAGAGGTACGGGTACGCCTTGGTGCTGCGCTTGCAGTCGCCGCTGGAGCTGATGTAGCTGCCCGCGCCGACGCCGGAGGAGTAGGAGTCGCCGAGCGCCACATAGCCGCCGGTCGCGGCGAGTTGGGACGCCTGTGCCGCCGTCGCCCCGGTGAGGGCGGCGCCGGCTGCGAGGAGGAGTGAGCTGACGAATACGACAAGTCGGGAACGTCTCATGGAACCTCCCTTTAGCAGGATCTCTGCCACAACCGTCGTAGCAACTACGCGTGTTGACGGGAAGTGTCCATGCCAAGACTTTCTGTGTCCTGACGCGATCGTTCACAACCTCTTTTCGCCCGCGATATTGCGTGCCCACATCAGGCTTGCCGACAGCCCCTCAACCCCCTTCTCCCTCAGGGCCGCACAACCGTTCCCGACGGGACGCACCATTCCGTAACGGTCAAACGAACAAAAAGGTGAGAGGCCTGCCAAGGGCTTGCCATCCGGGCTTACTCATCAATACCGTCATACTTCTCACTCGCATCGGACCGTCGGCAACGGCTCCAGGGGAGGGCTCAGGGACCGCGGCGGCATCCGGGGCGGGAGCGCGGTAGGGGGGTGCCGAGCTCGGTGACCGTACTGGTGACCGGGCCGTGCCGCGCAATCGGCTGCCGTCTTTCGCCGGTGGCCGGTCAGCTTTGCCAGCTCACCCGGTGTGCGCGGAGAGCGTTCCGCCATGACGTGCCGTACGGCCGTGGCCGTGCTGCCGTGGGTGGGAAACCAAACCCCCCTTTCGAACCGGACGTGAATTCCGGGCCGCCCAGGGGCGGGCGGCCCACCGGACGAGAGGGACCAGACTCATGAGTTCCGTTCTGCAGCCGGCGACCTCGGGCCAGGATTTCGAAGGCCCGTCGACCGTCGGCAAGTACCGGCCCATCTCCTCTCACCTGGCCATCGCGCCACCGGTGAGCGTGGTCATCCCCGCGATGAACGAGGCCGAGAACCTTCCGTACGTCTTCAAGACCCTGCCGGACTGGATCCACGAAGTGGTCCTGGTCGACGGCAACTCCACCGACGACACCGTCCAGGTCGCGCGTGAACTGTGGCCCGGCGTCAAGGTCGTCGGACAGCAGGGCCGGGGCAAGGGCGACGCCCTGATCACCGGCTTCGAGGCGTGCAGCGGCGACATCATCGTGATGGTCGACGCGGACGGCTCGGCCGACGGCAACGAGATCGTGTCGTACGTCTCGGCCCTCGTCTCCGGCGCGGACTTCGCCAAGGGCTCCCGCTTCGCCAACGGCGGCGGCACCGACGACATGACCTTCATCCGCATGCTGGGCAACCGGGTCCTGTGCGCCATCGTCAACCGCAAGTTCGGCGCCCGCTACACCGACCTGTGCTACGGCTACAACGCGTTCTGGCGGCACTGCCTGGACGAGATCGAGCTCGACTGCACCGGCTTCGAGATAGAGACCCTGATCAACATCCGGGTCGTCAAGGCCGGGCTGAAGGTCCAGGAGATCCCCAGCCACGAGTACCTGCGCATCCACGGCGTCAGCAACCTGCGCGCCGTCCGCGACGGGCTGCGGGTCCTGCGGGTGATCCTCAAGGAGCGGTCCAACCGGCGTGCGCTGCGCCGTCTGGCCCGCCGCTCGCCGATGCTCGACTCGGTCCGGGGAGAGGTGTCTTGAGCACGATCGACGTCTCCGTCGTCATCTGTGTGTACACCGAAAACCGCTGGGAGGACATCCTCGCGGCGGTCGCCTCGGTGCGGGCGCAGACCCACCCGGCCCTGGAGACCCTGCTCGTCGTCGACCACAACCCGACCCTCCTGGACCGGCTGAGAAGCGAGTACAAGGAGACCGACGAGGTACGGGTGCTGCCCAACGCGGGCCCCCGCGGTCTGTCGGCCGGCCGCAACACCGGCATCGCCGCCTCGCACGGCGAGGTCGTCGCCTTCCTCGACGACGACGCCGTCGCCGAACGGGACTGGCTGCGCCGGTTCGCCGACCCCTACTCCGACCCCCGGGTCCTCGCCGTGGGCGGCCGGGCGGTGCCCGTCTGGTCCTCCGGCCGGCGGCCCGACTGGTTCCCCGAGGAGTTCGACTGGGTGGTGGGCTGCTCGTACCGGGGCCTGCCGCCCGGCCGGGTCCGGGTACGCAACATCCTCGGCGGGAACGCCTCCTTCCGGCGCAGCGCGTTCGACTTCGTGGGCGGCTTCGCCACCGGCATCGGACGCGACGGCAGCAAACGCCCGATGGGCGGCGAGGAGACGGATCTGTGCATCCGGCTCAGCCACGCGAGACCCGACGCCATCCTGCTGATGGACGACCGCGCGGTGATCCACCACAAGGTGCCCGAAGGGCGCGAGCGCTTCGGGTACTTCCGCACGCGCGCCTACGCCGAGGGCCTGTCCAAGGCGCTCGTCGCCCGCAGCGTCGGCGCGGGCAAGGGGCTGGAGACCGAACGCCGGTACACCACCCGGGTGTTGCCGGCCGGTGTGGCCCGCGGACTGCGCGACCTGCTGCTGGGCCGGCCCGGCGGGGCCCGGCGGGCGGGCGCGATCGTCGCCGGGGTGCTGACCGCGGCCGGCGGGTACGTGGTCGGCAGCCTGCGGGCGCGGCGGGCGGGGACGACGTTCGCCGTGGTGCCGATCTCGCTGGACGACGTGGAGCGTGCCGCATGACGCCGGCGCGCGTACCGATCCTCATGTACCACGCGGTCGCCGCCGACCCCAGCGACGCCACCCGCACGCTCTCGGTCACGCCCGAGGCGTTCGCCGGACAGCTGGCGGTGATCGCGGACCGGGGTCTGACCCCGCTCACCACCGCCGACCTGGCGGCCCGCTGGCGGGACGGCCGACCGCTGCCGGACCGCCCGGTCCTGATCACCTTCGACGACGGTTACGAGGGCGTGCACCGGCACGCCCTCCCGGCCCTGGCCAAGCACGGTTTCCCGGCCACCCTGTTCGTCTCCACCGGCTGGATCCGGGGCGCCTACGACACCGGCGGCGGCCTGGACACCATGCTGGACTGGCGTCAGGTACGCCAACTGGCGGACTCGGGCGTCGAGATCGGCGGCCACAGCCACACCCATCCGCAGCTCGACCAGCTCGACGACGCGGCGCTGCGCGCCGAGCTGACCCGCTGCCGGGACATCGTCGCCGACGAACTGGGCGCCCTGCCCGTGTCGTTCGCCTACCCGTACGGCTACTCCAGCCGCCGGGTGCGGGCGGCGGTGCGCGGACACGGATTCGACCAGGCGCTCGCCGTGGGCAACTCCCTCGCCCGCCGCGCCCAGGGGCCGTACGCCCTGCGGCGGGTGACGGTACGGCGCACCACGGACACCGCGGAGTTCGAACGGCTGCTCGACGGCCGTGCGATCGGCCGTACGTTCGCCCGGGACCGGGCGCTGACCAAGGGGTACGCGGTGGTCCGGCGGACCCGGCAACTCCAGCGGCTGGTGTGAGAGGTGGCCCCGGCGGAGCCCGTCGGGGCCACCCACCAACGCTCGGACCTGTCGGCCGCACCCGACACACCCGACACACCCGACACACCGGACACACCACGCGCACTGCGGAAACCGGGTGCAGACGGGGCCCGTGTGCCGGATCATGGCCGCATGTCTGCCCAGCCACAGGACGCTCTGCCGATCCGGCTCAACGTCGACGACTCCGACTCCCCGTCCGATGTCGTCGACGCGCTGTTCCTCGGCCGCTTCGCGACGGGCGAGCAGCCGTACTCGCACGCCGCGAACATCGACCGCGTACGCTCCGGCGCGACCCTGCTGCCGCCGCAGGCCCGTGTGCTGCGCGTCGCCCGCGACGACGACCGCAGCGCCACCCTGGCCGAGGGGGACGGCTGGACGCTGCTGATCTCCCGCTGGAACCGCGGCGCCGACGTCACGGTCACCGCGACCACCGCCGAACTGGCCGCGAAGGTGCTCGACGAGGCCACCGACGGCGCGGCGGACGAACCCGAGCCCCAGCCGGAGAACGTGACCATGGGGTTCTGGTACGTCTCCCCGCGGCGTGGCCCGCACCGCACCACCCGCCAGATCTCCGCGGGCACCTGGGACGAGGTGCGCGCCAACTACACCGCACCCGTCGCCGAGGCGATGGACAGCCTGATGGGGACGACCCCGGAGAACATCGCGGGCCGGCTGCTCCTGCTGCACGGCCCGCCCGGCACCGGCAAGACCTCGGCGCTGCGCACGCTGGCCCGGTCCTGGCGGGAGTGGTGCCAGGTGGACTGCGTCCTGGACCCCGAACGACTGTTCTCCGACGTCGGCTATCTGATGGACATCGCGATCGGCGAGGAGGACGGCACGGGCAAGGGCCGCTGGCGGCTGCTGCTCCTGGAGGACTGCGACGAGCTGATCCGCGGCGAGGCCAAGCACACGGCGGGCCAGGCCCTGTCCCGGCTGCTGAACCTCACCGACGGTCTTCTCGGCCAGGGCCGCAACGTCCTGGTCGGCGTGACCACCAACGAGGACCTGGAGCGCCTGCACCCCGCCGTCGTCCGTCCCGGACGCTGCCTGGCCCGCATCGAGGTCGGCCCGCTGACCCAGCGGGAGGCCGTGGACTGGTTGGGCAGGGAGGCCGTCGGCGGGGAGGAAGCCGTCGGCCGCGAGGGCGCGACGCTGGCGGAGCTGTACGCACTGCGCCGGGGCACGTCCCCCACCTCGCTGCCGGAGCCTCGGGGGCGGTCGGACGCGGGGCTGTACCTCTAGAGGGCCTGTCTGCCAGGCGTCGCCGGGCAGGCGGGAATGGTCGGACAGGCCCCGGGGCGGGGACGGGTCCCAGGTGTTTTGATGGAGGTATGACGCTGCACGTCGGCACGTCGGGCTGGCAGTACAAGGACTGGAGGGGCGTCCTGTACCCGGCCGACGTGCCCGTGCGGCGGTGGCTGGAGGAGTACGCGGAGCGTTTCGCCACCGTCGAGATCAACAACGCCTTCTACCGGCTGCCGTCGCGGGAGACGTTCGCGTCCTGGGCCGGGCGCGTCCCGTCGGACTTCGTGGTCGCGGTCAAGGCGAGCCGCTATCTGACCCACATCAAGCGGCTGCGGGACCCCGAGGAGCCGGTGCACCGGCTGATGACCCACGCGGCCGGACTCGGCGCCCGCCTCGGCCCAATCCTCCTCCAGCTACCGCCGACGCTGCGGGCCGATGCCGGGCTGCTGGACGCCTGTCTGTCCTGCTTCCCGTCCGACGCCCGGGTGGCCGTCGAACCGCGCGACGCGTCGTGGTGGACGCCGGCCGTGCGGAAGGTGCTGGAAGCGCGAGGCGCGGCCCTGTGCTGGGCCGACGTACGGGCCCGCCCGTCCACCCCGCTGTGGCGGACCGCCGACTGGGGCTACGTCCGCTTCCACGAGGGCCGCGCCCAGCCGTGGCCGCGCTACGGTCAGCACGCCCTGGAGACCTGGGTCGACCGCGTCGCGACGACCTGGCAGGACGGGAACGACGTGTACGCGTACTTCAACAACGACCTGGGCGGCGCGGCGGTCGGGGACGCGGCACTGTTCGGCAGGACGGCGGAGCGGGCGGATCTGACGGTGACCCGCACTCCCCGCGCGCTCGCGGCGCGCGGCTGATCACGCCTGGTAGGCCGCCCGCAGGGCATCCCGCACGGCCGCCGACGCCTGCTCCTCGGTGAGCCCCAGCCGCCGCACCCGCTCGGCGTAGGCCTGCGCGGCGCCCGCCGCCTCCCGCTCCGCCGCCGAGCCCGCCGCGGCGACGAACGTGCCGTTGCGCCCCCGGGTCTCGATCACCCCGTCCGCCTCCAGCGCCCGGTACGCCTTGGCGACGGTGTTCGCGGCGAGGCCGAGCGACTCGGCCAGTCCCCGCACCGTCGGCAGCCGGTACCCGACCGGCAGCGCTCCCGACCGGGCCTGCCCGGCGATCTGCGCCCGCACCTGTTCGTACGGCGCGGCGCTCTCATCGATGTGGATCTTCAAGGTCACGCGCCGATTGTCCCGCACCCGCCGGAGAACGGGGGCACGGGCGGACGGTGAAAACGGGAGGCACACGGGCGCCGTCCGCCCGTAGCGTGCGCTCACATGACCGTCATCGTGCGCGATCTGCGCCCCGGCGCGCCTGCCGACATCGAGGGTTTCATCCAGGTCCGGCACCTCGCCCTGCCCTACGTGTTCTTCAGCCCGGCCTCCGTACTGCACGGCCTCTCCCGGTCCCACCCCGACGCCCACGCCCGCAGGCTGGTGGCGGTGGAGGACGGCGAGATCATCGGGACGGCCCAGGTGGGGCTCGCCCACGACAGCCCGGAACCCGGCCAGGGCTCGCTCAACGTGTACGTGGACCCGGCGCGCACCGGACGCGGCGCGGGCGCCCTGCTGGTCCGCGCGGCCGAGGAGCACCTGGCCGCGCACGGGGCGACGAGGCTGTTCAGCTGGGTCCTGGACGAGCCGGGCCACCGTGCCTTCGCCGAGCGCCGGGGCTACCGGGCGAGCCGCTGCGCCCACTTCCTCCGCCTGGACCTGGCCGGCACCACCCTGCCGCCGCTCCAGGACCCCCCGCCCGGCGTCGAGCTGCGCACGGCCGCCGACTTCGCCGACGACCCGCGCCCGCTGTTCGCCCTGGACGCGGAGGCGGGGTCGGACGAACCGGGCGACATCGACACCGAGTTCACGGACTACGAGGCCTGGGTCGACGAGTACTGGAAGCATCCCCACCTGAACCTGGACCTGACCTCGGTCGCCGTGGCCGAGGGCCGCCCCGTCGCCTTCAGCGTGGCCCACAGCCACGGAGCCGATCGCTACGGCACAGCCATGACCGGCACCGCCCGCGCCCACCGCGGCCGGGGCCTGGCCAAGCTCGCCAAGAACGACTCCCTGCACCGTGCCCGGGCCGCGGGGTACACGGAGGCGTACACGGGCAACGACGCGGACAACGGGCCGATGCTCGCGATCAACAAGTGGTTCGGTTACGAGATCTGCGCGACGGAGGTGCGGTATGTCCGCGAACTCGGCTGAACCGGTGCGGTCGGTGGACGTCGTCCTCGTCAAGGGCGGCCGGACGAAGATCCGTTACGCGGCCGAGCCGCTGTCCGACGACGGCACCCGGATCGCCGTGCGCGCCCCCTGGGCCGGTGACGGCGTACGCGACTTCGGGTTCGTACGGTTCGAGGCGGGTGACGTCTTCACGGAGTACTACTGGCGTGACCGCTGGTACGCGGTGAAGGAGGTCCGCACCGCGTCCGGCGCGTTGAAGGGCTGGTACTGCGACATCACCCGCCCGGCCATCCTGTCCGGTACCGAGCTGGTCGTCGAGGACCTCGACCTGGACCTGTGGCGCTCCGCCGACGGGACGGACGTCCGCCGACTGGACGAGGACGAGTTCGAGGAGAGCGGGCTCGCGCAAAGGGACCCGGAGGCCGCGACCGCCGCCGTGGCCGCTCTGAACGAGCTGGAGGCTCTGGCACGCGGCGGCGACTTCGAGGCCCTGCTGAAGTGAGGGCCTCACCTCTGGATCCTCGCCACCACCGCGTACCGCTCGTCGTCCACGGCCCCGCCCCACAACGCCGCGTCCTGCGACAGCCGCTCCACGCGCGCGTGCGCGGTCAGCGGGGCCAGCAGGGCGGTGAGCCGGTCCGCCGGTATGCCGACCGGGGCGACGGTCCCCCACACGCCCTCGACCAGCACGAGCCGACCTCCCGGACGCAGCAGGTCGCGCCAGTGCCGCAGGGCCCGGGCGGGGTCGGGCAGGGCCCACAGCACATGCCGTACGAGGAGGGCGTCGAAGCGCTGCTCGCCGACCGGGGGCGCCGCCGCGTCACCGAGGAGGAACACCGCGTCACGCCCGGCGAGTTTGGCGCGGGCCAGGTCGATCATGGGCTGGGACAGGTCGACCCCCGTCACCCGGTGTCCCCGTTCGGCCGCGAGGAGCGACAGGCTGCCGGTGCCGCAGCCGAGGTCGAGAACGTCACCACCGCGCTCCGGCAGCCAGGTGCGCAGCCGCCGGGCCCAGGCCGCGCGCACCTCGGGGTCGCGCAGGCCGTGGTCCGGCTCCTCGTCGAAGGCGGGCGCCGCCGCGTCCCAGTCGACACCGGACGGATTCGCTTCGTCACTCTTTTTCACCATGTGCCCAAGAGTGACACCCACCACTGACACTCGAATCGTGACAGCCGCCACTGACAGATCGGGGGCGATGAGGAACTCTCCCCGAAAGGGTCTACCTCCGTGAGAACGCGGAACTCGGTGGCCCTGAAGGAGGCAGCCATGCGCCGTACGACCGTGCAGAAGCCCCTGAAGAAGACGGACTCCCGCCGGATCCGCGACGAGGCCGACGAACGGCCCGCCGGGCGCCCCGAGGTGCGCAAGGACATCGCACGCACCTGGTGGCCGGACGGCTGACGCCCGCCGCCGGGCGCCGTCAGTCCAGCCGCTTTCGGTAGTGGAGGCGGTCGTACGGTCCGTCCACACGACGTTCCACGAACTCGTAGCCGTACCTCGGGTAGATCTTCTGGTTCTCCCACATCAGCGCGTTCGTGTAGAGCCTGACCTCGGGCAGGCCGAGCGCGTACGCGTGTGCGTCCACGAAGTGCAGCAGCCGCCGCCCGACGCCCTTGCCGTGGGCGTCCGGGTGGACGGCGACGCTGTCGAGGAACAGGTGGTCCGTGAACGCCTCGACCACCACCAGTCCGACCACCGCGCCGCCGGCCGGATCGCCGGTCACGTACACCTTCCCCGCGGCCACGTTCGCCGCGTGGTCCGCCTCCATGGGCTGCGGCACACGCCCGATGCGCTCGACGTAGTGCGCGTACGCCGCGTCCGTGACGGCCTTCACCGCCGGTACGTCGGCCGCCGCCGCGGGCCGGATCTCCTCGCTCGTCATGCCGTGAACGCTACCTACCTGATCCCAGTCTCAGCACTTCCTTAAGGCGACCCTAAAGATCGCCACCGACCGCCCCCAGCAGGCGATTTCACGGTTTCTTGGTTCCGGCACACACGTCACCGCCACCACCTGCCCCTGTCCCGGGTCCGGTTCCCGTTCCCGTTCCCGTTCCCGTTCCGAGGAGATCCCTCCATGTCCGCACGCCGCAAGGCCGCAGCCGTCGCCGCCCTCGGTCCGGTCCCGCCGGCCCCGGCCACGCCGTGCACCGCGCCGGCGGCCGCGCACGGGTCGATGGGCGATCCGGTCAGCCGGGTGTCGCAGTGCTGTGCGGAGGGTCCGGAGAGCCCGAGGCCGGACGCCTGCAGGGCGGCGGTCGCGGCGGGCGGGACGCAGGCGCCGTACGACCGGAACGGCGTCCGCACCGGCGACGCCGACGGACGCCTCCGGGAGCTGATCCCGGACGGCAGGCTGTGCAGCGCGGACAACGAGGAGTTCAAGGGCCTGGACCTGGCCCGCGCCGACCGGGCGGCGACGGGCGTCGACAGCGGCTCGTGCACCTTCGGGTACCGCGTGACCGCCCCGCACAAGGTCACCTTCAAGGTCTGCCTCACCAAGGCCGGTTACGACCCGGTCGCGCAGGGCGTCTCCACATTCTCCGGGACTCTGCCCGAGCGGTCCGGCAGACAACTGCCGTATGCGATCCGGCAGCGCTCGGACAGCCACTCCGGGGCCTGACCGGCGGCTCAGGCCGGACAGGCCCCGGCGGGCCGACCCGCGGGTCAGCTCAGGGCGGACGCGCAGGTGGTGGGGGTGGCGTGGGCCGGGTCGAGCGCGTTGGCCACCTCGTGGAAGGCGATCCGGTCGAACAGCCCGATCGCCACGTGCTCGGAGAGGTCCAGCGGGCACAGGTCCT
Coding sequences within it:
- a CDS encoding serine/threonine-protein kinase codes for the protein MSEEPGSERLIAGRYRLLTPLGEGGMGTVWRAHDEVLHREVAVKEVRAPHGLAASDVERMYARLEREAWAAARVANRNVVTVYDVATQDGRPWIVMEIVRGISLAELLDAEGPLEPARAAHIGAEVLSALRAAHEAGVLHRDVKPANVLLSNDDRVVLTDFGIATVEGTSALTMTGEVIGSPEFLAPERALGRTPGPESDLWSLGVLLYAAVEGNSPFRYDTPLSTVRAIVDEELPPPRRAGPLAPVIEGLLRKDPAERLPADVAERDLRIVAAGGDPRADTTRTTPQAPYSPYTPYPPTAATPAEPLRQEPPAPTPPQPWTTAPATTASTEPERNRRAGVVLVAGVAALALAVAGLTYGLLNRDDGSGGGTGGVTNSGTEILSSPPTQPETSERTSEPPSPSPSPSESESSEAPAQTVAVTVTGAHTDYSGSCPPPDADAPAFTATITVGRLPATVSYRWVSKEGELSGQTWKTLDFPSGGGKSKQDKVIVSTYAESGTYENAIGVEVRKPVKVTSDSVPFSVTCETEAPTDGTSPSSSPSE
- a CDS encoding SGNH/GDSL hydrolase family protein; this translates as MRRSRLVVFVSSLLLAAGAALTGATAAQASQLAATGGYVALGDSYSSGVGAGSYISSSGDCKRSTKAYPYLWNAAHAPASFTFAACSGARTDDVLASQLGGLNSSTGLVSVTVGGNDAGFADVMTTCVTSSDSTCLNRINTAKAYVDSTLPGKLDTVYSTIRAKAPGARVVVIGYPRFYRLGTVCLGLSETKRSAINNAADHLDAATAERAAAHGFTFGDVRTPFTGHEICSGSSWLHSLSLLNIGESYHPTASGQSGGYLPVLNSAA
- a CDS encoding glycosyltransferase family 2 protein, translating into MSSVLQPATSGQDFEGPSTVGKYRPISSHLAIAPPVSVVIPAMNEAENLPYVFKTLPDWIHEVVLVDGNSTDDTVQVARELWPGVKVVGQQGRGKGDALITGFEACSGDIIVMVDADGSADGNEIVSYVSALVSGADFAKGSRFANGGGTDDMTFIRMLGNRVLCAIVNRKFGARYTDLCYGYNAFWRHCLDEIELDCTGFEIETLINIRVVKAGLKVQEIPSHEYLRIHGVSNLRAVRDGLRVLRVILKERSNRRALRRLARRSPMLDSVRGEVS
- a CDS encoding glycosyltransferase family 2 protein; translated protein: MSTIDVSVVICVYTENRWEDILAAVASVRAQTHPALETLLVVDHNPTLLDRLRSEYKETDEVRVLPNAGPRGLSAGRNTGIAASHGEVVAFLDDDAVAERDWLRRFADPYSDPRVLAVGGRAVPVWSSGRRPDWFPEEFDWVVGCSYRGLPPGRVRVRNILGGNASFRRSAFDFVGGFATGIGRDGSKRPMGGEETDLCIRLSHARPDAILLMDDRAVIHHKVPEGRERFGYFRTRAYAEGLSKALVARSVGAGKGLETERRYTTRVLPAGVARGLRDLLLGRPGGARRAGAIVAGVLTAAGGYVVGSLRARRAGTTFAVVPISLDDVERAA
- a CDS encoding polysaccharide deacetylase family protein, yielding MTPARVPILMYHAVAADPSDATRTLSVTPEAFAGQLAVIADRGLTPLTTADLAARWRDGRPLPDRPVLITFDDGYEGVHRHALPALAKHGFPATLFVSTGWIRGAYDTGGGLDTMLDWRQVRQLADSGVEIGGHSHTHPQLDQLDDAALRAELTRCRDIVADELGALPVSFAYPYGYSSRRVRAAVRGHGFDQALAVGNSLARRAQGPYALRRVTVRRTTDTAEFERLLDGRAIGRTFARDRALTKGYAVVRRTRQLQRLV
- a CDS encoding DUF5925 domain-containing protein, with translation MSAQPQDALPIRLNVDDSDSPSDVVDALFLGRFATGEQPYSHAANIDRVRSGATLLPPQARVLRVARDDDRSATLAEGDGWTLLISRWNRGADVTVTATTAELAAKVLDEATDGAADEPEPQPENVTMGFWYVSPRRGPHRTTRQISAGTWDEVRANYTAPVAEAMDSLMGTTPENIAGRLLLLHGPPGTGKTSALRTLARSWREWCQVDCVLDPERLFSDVGYLMDIAIGEEDGTGKGRWRLLLLEDCDELIRGEAKHTAGQALSRLLNLTDGLLGQGRNVLVGVTTNEDLERLHPAVVRPGRCLARIEVGPLTQREAVDWLGREAVGGEEAVGREGATLAELYALRRGTSPTSLPEPRGRSDAGLYL
- a CDS encoding DUF72 domain-containing protein, translated to MTLHVGTSGWQYKDWRGVLYPADVPVRRWLEEYAERFATVEINNAFYRLPSRETFASWAGRVPSDFVVAVKASRYLTHIKRLRDPEEPVHRLMTHAAGLGARLGPILLQLPPTLRADAGLLDACLSCFPSDARVAVEPRDASWWTPAVRKVLEARGAALCWADVRARPSTPLWRTADWGYVRFHEGRAQPWPRYGQHALETWVDRVATTWQDGNDVYAYFNNDLGGAAVGDAALFGRTAERADLTVTRTPRALAARG
- a CDS encoding GntR family transcriptional regulator, which encodes MTLKIHIDESAAPYEQVRAQIAGQARSGALPVGYRLPTVRGLAESLGLAANTVAKAYRALEADGVIETRGRNGTFVAAAGSAAEREAAGAAQAYAERVRRLGLTEEQASAAVRDALRAAYQA